DNA sequence from the Acipenser ruthenus chromosome 8, fAciRut3.2 maternal haplotype, whole genome shotgun sequence genome:
aagcccgcaggcgcccggccagaccacaggggtcgctggtgcgcggtgagccgatgacaccctggccgacctagccctgcCTCCCCCcgggcagtgctcggccaattgagcaccgccccctgggagctcccgtcctcggtcaacaaaggaatagcctggactccaaccagcgacatccagactatagggcgcatcctgcactccacgccgAGCGCCTTTACTGGGTGCGCCACTCGGGGCTCtcattctttacatttttagcagccggtaaaatcagacttcacggctgctaaacacaatttacggcagcattatgggggttttgcacccgcaaatcacttcctgcatatccttacatcaccctCTAGGTACTCTCAATAACTATCCATAGAAAGTACCTTCATCACCAGTCTTCATATAATACGTAAAAATGTCACTTTCGTGAGCTTCTACTATCATATACAGAGAGGAGGGAATGTGTTTGGAATTCAAAACCACGGACTATACAAATGTGCATTCAAACATTTTCCACTCAAGTGTACATATGCACAATTGATGATGGAGACTATGCTATTGTTGTTTCAGGTTTAACTATTCAAAATCGTTTTTACTGATCCTGCGTCTTATTTACTCAACCTTTCAAAATAGTATTTTTATCACTTCATGTCTTGTCACACCTGAGAAGctaaagaacaaagaaaaaacaaaacaatccctCCCACAAGTGTTTCAAGTGATTATAACAAAACACAATCATTTGCTaaattgaaagaaacacatgagcaaatatgtattttcattttgaaaaaagtgatatctggttgttaaataaatctgtttgcaagcacTGCTTTCTGACAGTCTTGTACTTTCTTGGTCATTTCTTCTGAAAAGTCAGATTTTCCCCACCACTTCAGGCCCAtcattcctgtcagtaaccaaccaccTGCTTCCCCCAATGACTGACAtgttttgcagccagtaagatgctttgacctaGGATGTGAAGCATTAAGagatttcctggaaggcaagacAAGAAAACCTAGAAATGtatttaaccttgtgtagtaTCAGATGTCCTTTAaacataaatgtttattttaacatgtgtttctttcaaaactgcacatttgagatacACAGTGAATGAAAGTGTGTAACAGTGCATACTAGTTACATTTAGTTAGTTACAACAACTTCAATTCCCCTTGGATACATGCGTGTCTGAACGCCAGGATCAATTTAAGgtatattagaaaatggatctgagatatcctttaacctgattggtcaatacgagggctTTAAATCTCTGGTAAAatgaccttgaatgttatctttcaaactatgtttaatcacagttCCAAATCAATCCAAAAGGGAAATaagcaaatacagtatttgtgtattttaccttttttctgcttgctTTATTTTGAAAAAGCATCGTCAGATGTAAGTTAAAGATTAAAAACATCCTGTAAATGAGTAACTTAATACAGTCCTAATACAGTTATATTGCCAGCTAAGGGACAGGTAACAAAATGGTCCTATATGGAGTGTGACAATGTAATTAGGGTATTTCAAACTCAAATGAACTATAAACACTGCCATAGTACATACTAAATATACAGTAAGATTACAGTTTTGTACACAGTTTATACAGGTTGCAGATGATATAGGTCGGCCTTTTTACTTACCACCATAGTTCGACCTATGATTGAATTCGCTCCTGATAGAGTTATAAGTTTGTCCTCGATATTAATAATTGCCACCTTATCATCTCCAGCTATTACATTACCAAGATCTCCTATATGCCTGAaagtacagagagagatacattTGTAAAGCTACAGTCTCAATGTACTGTAACTATATAAGATTATGCAAAGACAAAACatgacaaataacaaaaacaagaatCAAGTATGACAAAAGAACATTATTTATATGTGTACATGGTTTACACAAATTAACCTCACCTAATTTCATCTTGCGGGGCACCATGGGTTTTGCCAAGTGGGTTGAAGTGAGGACCAGCACTCACACAACctataaataaaaacaggaaaaaaatgtaaaaaaaattcaTTAGAATGCACTGATTAACCATTTTTCAGTGTTCTCTGTCATTCAACAATATTAAGTTGTTCACAATTAGTACTGCTGTAACTGATTTATCTATTACAAATTGTTTTAGTATCGAATTTACTAAAATGTTGTGACATACTTCCTAGACATACATGCAGGGCCTAATCTAAAATGTATGAACAGACCTGtcaataatttgtgaaaaaagcAGTATTTGtgaatatttctaaaataaaaaaaaaataaaatacaaaaatacaacttAGTGACTTTTTTGCAAATAATTCAGTAGCAGCCAAGATGTTTCCAGCCTCAACAGCTACCTAGATTTCTGCTGTGGCAAGTTTCTGTCATGAGAAATTAGGATAAATACCATTGGTGTTGTCTCCAAATGCATGGACGTGAAAGCCATGCTCTCCAGGAGTTAAACCTGTTATTTGCCCCGTTAACTTCACTGGTCCAGACtcctgtgaaaaacaaaatgccAGTTAGCATGCTAATGCTGACCGTGTTGTGATTTTGTAATGCACACATCTGTTAAATAATTTGCAGCAAATACctgatttacaatgtatttgtttaacacCTGCTTATATGTATGCATCAATAATGTCCAACTAACGTAATTTAAGACAtcaaactgtaaacaaaaagaaaagaaaaaacgctGATGCAACAGACAAGCGTTTCTGAAGACTTTGAATGTCTGAGGGTGGCGAGACATCATATGATTGCACCATACTGGGCACAAAAACGTTTATTTTGGGTGGATGTCTTACCGTTTTCCAAAATGACTCAGCAAAATTGCACTTAAGCGCCACAGCTAATGCGGCATTCCCAGACCAGACAATATCTGTAAAATCCCGGTATGTTTAGTTTCACAAAGGAAGATATTGTGCGATAAATGCGTTTTGTCCACGATTTTGAGATTTTGGTATTTGCCCCAAAGTCTAAATTATGTAACATAATCCAGTGGGCGGGACGTAGATGTCAATTTAAGAGTGCACGACTCATACAAGTTACTGCGGTACAGCCAATACTAACTACGCACAATTCACCAGGTTAGATACGTTCATAACTCAAAGTCCGAGTTCATGTACACGCGTTACAGATGTAAATCCGTTGAAAACATACCCAGGTCTCTTTTTTTGTGAAAagtttataaataacaaaaaaagatccatttaattaaaaaatgaaataaaaaaaggccaaTCCCAAAACACTCCAAGCGTCGTGGTCCGGTATGATTGGGTGGGACCTGCAAACTTAAAAGAAGTGCATAACCCACATAACATTATTTTTCTATATACGAATTACAAAATAACAGGATCTGGGCTGTTCTCGTGAGAACACATTACCCAAGAAATGAAAGGCTCTTTGATGTTTTCAGTGCATGGCCTACAAACTAGAGTGTTcttgttcatattattattaatattctaCCTTTTCTTGCACAAAATGCACCGTTCCACAGACGTCGCCGGTGCCCTTCAGAACGCAAACAGCTTTCAACGGCATATTTTCTGACTGCAGTTTCAGTGTAAGTCCAGCCACGTTCATATGACTCTGCAAAAACTGTACAGCCTAAACCAGCAAGTTCAACCTTCAGCTCTGCACAGCCAATCGTCAGGGTTTTGAATAGACTACGCCTACGCGCAGGCGTAATAGGTGTAAATAGAAAGTTGTGGAATGCactttcttaaaggcacagtctggtaacAGGTGTTACTGCAAATGAGAATTTTTTCTCAAGGGTTTTGTTTGATTAAAGAAAATTAATGATTGATTGATTCGTATTTCAAGTGaatgtttaataatattaaagcacataaaatacaataaaaaagttaCAAGTGCAAACAGTGTAGTTGCTATTTGTTACAATGGGGAACAACATCAGATGTGATTGTGATGTCCAAACTTACGCTCCTGATTAGGCAGTTTTGGGCGGGTTTTCCGGAAAAAGTGGCCGggtttttgtaaaagtagttgGCAACCCTGGTTGTGGACGTATTGCTGATTTGGAGCCGGAGGACGAGAAATCACTTTGAACTGTTGTAGGTTTTCCAAAGATGTTCAACCCCCAAATGCttccctttaaaataaacacCTTTTTTGCTTCACCGCAATAGACCTAATTTTGAGTGCCCACGTTTAAAACAAATCACCatctatattatattatgttttattgttGCAAAGTTTACACTCGAAGAAAAGCCCATACGTGCAAAATGGGTGAGCAACCCCACCTTTTTAGATCTGTCCCAAGATGTTTAATTTCTCTTATGAAATGAATCCAACTGTGCATGTTAGTCGCTAgtttatttttgtctgaaaaaatgaaaaataaaaacctcaaGAAGATTCATATGTATAAATGaaggcagtatttagatccactacTGTCTAGATCAATTAGATAGGCCCCAGGAGTTCAAACAAAGTACGTCAGAAAGCTTTACATGTGCGAGGGACATTGTTGGAAAAAATATGTTTGTCTCAATGGGGTTTCctggtaaaacattttaaaacaagtacttttataaaaactgtaattaatttacaaatatttgtatttgtcaAATACTACAACTGTTATGACAAGCGGTCCAGATGAACTACGCACCTGACGTTTATACGCACTGAATTTAAATTGAGTGCGTAGAAATACGCattgcaattttgctgcacagctttaTCCTCCTGCCTCCCACAAAATTTCCAACAACTATATCTCCCAGAATTCAATGCATTCAGTTAAGGGTACATTGTTAAATTCGCTGCATGCACCGATGTAAAGCGGATTCACCAAAACCATTGTTAAATTCACCGGTGCGTCACCGCTGAAGCAGCGGATTCACCGGGGTTGAGAGTCggtgaactgcagcaaaaccaaaatggctgctcccactgtggaagtttgtcttaaaaaaaaggtggctctaccaaatattaatgtgtgggggttgaatacttatgcaagcaagagatttcagttttttatttttcttaaaaatatttcccaacataaaaccaatgtcaccttacaataattgattttgagtttcagtgttttaaaataaaatatcaaacagaacgaaatttcaatgtaccatttgtaattcagtaatataagagaattggtcaggggtctgaatagttttgcaaggcactgtatgtcgattcaccaaactgttgttaaattcccCGCACCGATGAGCACCATGAGTCAACatagctgataataataataaaggttgcTGCTGCGGCATGCAATTACATTGATAATAATATCTCTGTACAAGACAAACTTCCACAGTGGGAGCAgccattttggttttgctgcagCTGACCGACTCTCAACCCCAGTGAATCCGCTGCTTCAGCGGTGACGcaccggtgaatttaacaacaaTTCGTCGAGCAACTCCTGGTGGATTTAACAACGGTCTGGTGAATCCGCTTTACATCAGTACATGCAGCAGTGAATTTAACAACGTACCCAAACTGTAAACAagacaaaaaacaacccagcaaacattatccagtctctggctagtcctgttgtctttgcagccaatcacagtagaataagaaaaattcgaagctacacaggttgaagcctACACCCCTGTCctgctacaaatccaactggaaccatcgtcagaggcaaccgctaaaaaaaggtgcctataatatgaaatggttttataacttattaatgcatttccttaatgtatttatttgtacggCTTTATATATTTAAGAATTTAAAGTTAAAATATAAGTAGTGTAATTAATTGGTCAGTGTGAGGCCTGAAAtaaatgcgctgagccgataaagaatcTTGTAGAAAACacacgtggttgtacagtagttcaaagtaacagtacctttaaaatggaaggctcttttttaatgcctaccccattaccattaaaaattctaaagtatttatcgagattactcatgacttcaaggtaatgttgcattttaccccctgaaaatacattttactctgtgttaaaattagaggatACTTCAAGACCAAAAACCTTATGTGGATTGCTGGTTATGACCCAAAAACTGAACTACATTCATAAGCAGACATTGACAGCTTGTTTGCAGCAATCCTACTatgacattttttaaagtaataaccCAAAACTCTTTTTGCTAAGTAGgacattttaacaaatatttaCTAGACAGCACATCAGATttgaaagataggattttttgaatttgttaatgccgagatttttttttattacaacatTCAGCATCCCATCTTTCatacttacatttaaaaaaaaaaaattgtaaaggtTATGACACCACAGATTTACATCCCCACTTTTGAACTTGAGAACACTTAGTACCTTTACTTGCTGTGGAGCCTTCTAATTTGTAAATTTGATTATTTGAACCAataactgatataatattcaacAAATGTGAAAATCGGTTCATGCAACACTACTTTATACATGATTGAAAttagatgcaaaacttttaatcAGTCATGAGTTATTAACTTAGATGGCTGCATTAACATCTTCAAAAAATCTTGTTTAGAAATATGAGCCATGTATGACCAAAGGTTGTTCCTGTTTGTTCCAAGTTTCCAAACTAGAAGAAGGGACAAGAACagtcaaaaatgaaatatttactgtggaagTTGAATAGGgtattttttccatgtgtatggAATCCTATGTAGGGTCCTACAATTGTGGTCAACTGCAGCCTTTAGCATGTAATTTAAGCGCCCGtcgaaggctctaccgtgtggtagttgatTTAATAAGCATTATGAAATGTcatacatattaaatataaatacttAAAGATGAGGTTTATATTAAAAACTAGCAAAGtaggaaaaaatacaataaaatatcaaaattgcacaagtgggccaCATAGGACTTGATAAGACATGATACAAATAAGAATGTGTCAATAGACAGGTTCATTTCTGCAGATATACATTGGTATTTAAGATCCGGCAATTGTTAAACTTCCAACTGGCACTTTCAAGCACAATTCCCATCTTACAGACCGCTGTCCTTTGTTTCAACTTTCtatattgagaggaacagtagttcctcgtacaagttagaaaaacttgtttgaaactaccgagagtcagctccaagagttttgctgttttcactaTGTTGCagtggcaaaactaaatcacttagaattaccatctgtaccagtatcaaaagtcttaaactttcttacctcaaatgtgaaaaaaatgtaagtacctcttatacacaatgagatataaagTTGTcacaattcttcttcttcttcttcttcttcttcttcttcttctgtgtagcgactattcaaacagaaaagctaaataactgggcatctaccaatcatgtaattccacatgttggtcaacgtcaaaacaaaccagggaacgcaagcagtttgatatcaacaccatttatattaaaaataataataaaaaataaaacaatcggTTGTTTGAACTTGCAAATGCCatccttgaagagcacacgaccttagcccgctgcgccactgggctgttgttgaaatgtgttaattttttaagcttacatccatgccTGACAGGCTTTTGCTGAAAACCTAAAGGTTCTGCTCAATTCTAGAAATGTTCTTTTTCCGGTTTGAAAAtatccagtttcctgtttgtttggtagataccatagaatataattgtacacaagagtggcatgtagcttccttgtctgaatctctgatctctgaaattgtagttcctcgtttaattaaaaataaataaataaatgaataatttatttggtataaataaataaatgatttaaacaaacgcatagaggaataaatacatttagaaataagtatttttaaataaataaatgtagaaatgaaaacatgtttatattataaatgtataaataaattaataaatagcaagctagaaaaatacatgtcatattaattgatttggcggATGCGTtgatccacagcaattgacatttatatacctatataaaaagtacaagtttcatgtaaaattatattatatatatatatatatatatatatatatatatatatatatatatatatacacacacagtatatatacacacactaccggtcaaaagttttagaacacctccatttttccagtttttattgaaatttacgcagtttaatgtctcaatgtactctgaaattaaagcatagaacaaataaacaattggagataaaaaagaaatcatggaatcgttttgtttaacaaaatttaatctaaatttttgactcatcaaagtagccaccttttacagatataacagccgaacacactcgtggcattctttctacaatggaaatcaaatattgttgggaaagttcttcccaacactgttgcagaagttcccacaaatgtgttgcacttgtaggttgctttgctttcacccttctgtccagttcatcccaagccagctcgatggggtttaagtctgtagactgtgctggccattccatgatttgaagcctaccgtcttgttcttttcttctaaggtagttctgacatagcctggaggtatgttttgggtcattatcttgctgtaggatgaacccctgaccaactaggcgtataccagagggttttgcatggcgctgcaaaatgctgtggtagcagttttggttcaaggtgccactcactctgtgcaagtcgccgactctggatccagcaaaagagccccagaccatcacgcttcctcctccatgtttgacagttggtgtctgtcacaaagacggccggagtgggtggcgtcagaccagaagcaggaaataaacagacagagacttgtggtttggtggagctgagcgaatgctttcgctcagcatttaataaacagaacagaaaataaaaggtttgtaacaAAACCACaggaaaaaaagacaaacaaaacgaactaaacagtgcacagacagacgaacaaaacacggtgagcagatttaactatttacgctttcttttcacaattacctccgtctccaatcccgttctccactcaccaaacacccaaccccgactgaatgaaatgtgcatctatatatactgttgtgctgggattcaattactaattaattattcacttgaatcccagcacgtgaattaattctgtgcaaccccgtgctcacatattacatttaaccagcacgtgaagtgatttgtgccctcctcgtgcctaaatacaaatctacactttttaaatcacacgtgaaacacagacccgtttatatcccgtgtaccaatctatacaccaacattaacacacgcacgcaacatacaacacataatatgcacacaggggcggggcacattgccacagtgtcacacaccgaggaaccatcctttcgcctactcgacggcgtacaaaaaccctgcgtgatgaaccgaagatttcaaattttgattcatcggtccataagaccttcttccagtcttcagtagtccactggcggtgcttcatggcccaggcaagcctctttttcttattttgccatcttaacaatggctttcttactgccactcgacctgtcaaacctgcagctcgaagtcttctcttcacagttgaaactgagacttgcttacttcgaccagtgttaagctgtgcttgaagctgttgtcctgtgagccgcctatcacgcaagctgttgactctcagaaacttgtcttctgattctgttgtggcttttggtctgccagacctcttcctgtcagagtttccttttgatggtgtaggaaactgtactcactgacaccatGGCtgtctttgcaatttctctaaaggaaagacctacacttttaagggttataatggtctgtctgtcttcctttgcctttttctcgccattatgagagcaatatactacttcctgcagtacaatactgtccaaataatgcttaagagggtgtagtaacacagtctgttccaacactgcttttatacagacagagggtttgtaagtaatcaacaaaagttgggacacctgtaggaattgttagcatcaactttcaaggcttaatttacttccattgctgcagaacagctgtaagttgttaactcattacttgttccctgaaaaaggcctttttgtataactctgaaatgtacattatttttcagtttttggtaacctaaactttttttttaacctctggcagtttactgcttac
Encoded proteins:
- the LOC117406473 gene encoding superoxide dismutase [Cu-Zn]-like, with the protein product MNVAGLTLKLQSENMPLKAVCVLKGTGDVCGTVHFVQEKESGPVKLTGQITGLTPGEHGFHVHAFGDNTNGCVSAGPHFNPLGKTHGAPQDEIRHIGDLGNVIAGDDKVAIINIEDKLITLSGANSIIGRTMVIHEKADDLGKGGNDESLVTGNAGGRLACGVIGIAQS